One stretch of Akkermansia sp. RCC_12PD DNA includes these proteins:
- a CDS encoding carboxy terminal-processing peptidase: MNTHSFRWIRLTAFSALAAAAITSCASAATDFNQVGKQMSLLLQNFHFSRKEFSDDLSNKFLETYLRKVDPSKIFFTQQDVDALKKKYGKELDDYLMSGQMMDAAKAMHALYRQRAMQRIAYARDLLKQGGFTFTQDKTIERSRRKIDSWPKDEAEMQQVWKDLVEEQLLSETLRRETVARLAKEQNKPDPLANEKPVEEKLLMRYERIQRNIQETDLEDVAETLLSAVALTYDPHTDYMGARQVDRFKISMSPELTGIGALLGGEDDGSTKINGIVVGGPADKSGELKLNDRIVAIDSNNTGEMVDILFMKLDKVVDMIRGSENSQIRLKVEPADAPGQAKIITLTRSKVPLKDELAKAEIIELNGAPDGQNRIGVLSLPSFYADMDGGDRRCAADVKKLLERMNKEKVDGLVIDLRNNGGGSLEEVRLMTGFFTGRGPVVQIKDTRGNVDVKTANNREKLFKGPIVVLINKLSASASEILAAALQDYGRAVIVGDTSTFGKGTVQQPVDIGQYLPYFSARDRAGLLKVTTQKFYRVPGGSTQLKGVESDIQLPTATAAFELGEEILDYAMPYDQIPPCHNYKKDSAIAGILPALKAASAERVAKDRDLQIAKEDIAMMKQRIKDNKLSLNKKVREQENASLEERRKSINQERKTRFAQMAKDDAAKYKIYRLTLDDINAPELPLANPEKDNEQFMHVAEDPTAELDDSPEYPSGLDPELREGINIVQDMLKQQTPAK; this comes from the coding sequence ATGAACACGCACTCATTCCGTTGGATCAGACTTACAGCGTTTTCGGCCCTTGCCGCGGCAGCCATAACTTCCTGCGCCTCAGCGGCCACCGATTTCAACCAGGTTGGCAAGCAGATGTCCCTTCTGCTCCAAAACTTCCACTTTTCCCGCAAGGAATTCAGCGACGATCTTTCCAACAAGTTTCTGGAAACCTATCTGCGCAAGGTCGACCCCAGCAAGATTTTCTTCACCCAGCAGGATGTGGACGCCCTGAAGAAGAAATACGGAAAGGAACTGGACGACTACCTGATGTCCGGACAGATGATGGACGCGGCCAAGGCCATGCACGCCCTGTACCGCCAGCGCGCCATGCAGCGCATTGCCTATGCGCGCGACCTGCTGAAACAGGGCGGCTTTACGTTCACGCAGGACAAGACCATTGAACGCTCCCGCCGCAAGATCGACTCCTGGCCCAAGGATGAAGCGGAAATGCAGCAGGTCTGGAAGGACTTGGTGGAGGAACAGCTCCTGTCCGAGACCCTGCGCCGAGAAACCGTGGCGCGCCTGGCCAAGGAACAGAACAAGCCTGATCCGCTGGCCAATGAAAAGCCTGTGGAAGAAAAGCTACTCATGCGCTATGAGCGCATTCAGCGCAACATTCAGGAAACGGATCTGGAAGACGTGGCGGAAACCCTGCTGAGCGCGGTAGCCCTGACCTATGACCCACACACGGACTACATGGGAGCCCGCCAAGTGGACCGCTTCAAGATCTCCATGAGTCCGGAGCTCACCGGCATCGGAGCCCTGCTGGGCGGCGAGGATGACGGCTCCACGAAAATCAACGGAATCGTTGTGGGAGGTCCGGCGGACAAGTCCGGAGAACTCAAGCTCAACGACCGCATCGTGGCCATTGACTCCAACAACACCGGAGAGATGGTGGATATCCTGTTCATGAAGCTGGACAAGGTGGTGGATATGATCCGCGGCTCGGAAAACTCCCAGATCCGCCTGAAGGTGGAACCGGCGGACGCTCCCGGCCAGGCCAAGATCATCACGCTGACCCGCTCCAAGGTGCCGTTGAAAGATGAACTGGCCAAAGCGGAAATCATTGAACTGAACGGTGCCCCGGACGGCCAGAACCGCATCGGCGTGCTGAGCCTTCCCTCCTTTTACGCGGATATGGACGGCGGCGACCGCCGCTGCGCCGCAGACGTCAAAAAACTCCTGGAACGGATGAACAAGGAAAAAGTGGACGGCCTCGTGATCGACCTCCGCAACAACGGCGGCGGCTCTCTGGAAGAAGTGCGCCTGATGACCGGATTTTTCACCGGGCGCGGCCCCGTGGTACAGATCAAGGACACCCGCGGCAACGTGGATGTGAAAACCGCCAACAATCGTGAAAAACTCTTCAAGGGCCCCATTGTAGTGCTGATCAACAAGCTCAGCGCCTCCGCCTCGGAAATTCTCGCCGCCGCCCTTCAGGACTACGGCCGCGCCGTCATTGTGGGGGACACCTCCACCTTCGGCAAGGGAACCGTGCAGCAGCCAGTGGACATCGGACAGTACCTGCCCTACTTCTCCGCCAGGGACCGGGCCGGCCTGCTGAAAGTCACTACGCAAAAGTTCTACCGGGTGCCGGGCGGTTCCACGCAGCTGAAGGGCGTGGAAAGCGACATTCAACTGCCCACCGCCACGGCTGCCTTTGAACTGGGAGAGGAAATCCTGGACTACGCCATGCCCTACGACCAGATCCCCCCCTGCCACAATTACAAGAAGGACTCCGCCATCGCCGGCATCCTCCCCGCCCTGAAAGCAGCCAGTGCCGAACGCGTAGCAAAGGACCGCGACCTCCAGATCGCCAAGGAAGACATAGCCATGATGAAGCAGCGCATCAAGGACAACAAGCTATCCCTGAACAAAAAGGTCCGCGAACAGGAAAACGCCTCCCTGGAAGAACGCCGCAAATCCATCAACCAAGAGCGGAAAACCCGCTTTGCGCAGATGGCCAAGGACGACGCCGCAAAGTACAAAATCTACCGCCTCACACTGGACGACATCAACGCGCCGGAACTGCCCCTGGCCAATCCTGAAAAGGACAATGAACAGTTCATGCACGTGGCGGAAGACCCCACGGCGGAACTGGACGACTCCCCGGAATATCCCTCCGGCCTTGATCCCGAACTCCGGGAAGGCATCAACATTGTCCAGGACATGCTGAAACAGCAAACTCCTGCAAAATAA
- the rpiB gene encoding ribose 5-phosphate isomerase B: MNTTFKIAIGSDHAGVDLKETIVELLKAWGHEVTDMGTETKNSCDYSDYANAVASSIADGTNERGILICRSGIGMSIAANRWVGVRAALCRTAPAAALSRQHNNSNLLCLASAYVDNESVEDVLDAWLHADFEGGRHERRVIKSSGSPLQWSDPELAAFIEEEGRRQSNNIELIASENFASPSVREAQGSLLTNKYAEGYPGKRWYGGCEVVDKVEQLAIDRVLKLFGGEHANVQPHSGSQANMAVYFSVLKPGDTILTMDLSHGGHLTHGHRANFSGKLYNVVHYGVSQESEAIDYDALEKLAMEVKPNMITAGASAYSRTIDFERMAKIARACGAYLFVDMAHIAGLVAGGQHPNPVPHADFVASTTHKSLRGPRGGFIICKEEYAKKIDAAVFPGMQGGPLMHVIAAKAACFGEALKPEFKDYAAQVVKNARAMSKKMMELGFRVVSNGTDNHVFMVDLRNKGINGADAQEALDRVGITVNKNAIPFDTGSPMKPSGIRIGTPAVTTRGMKEKDVEQVAEFIARALALHVGEQVCPNPEGFNQLKKEVSAFNRNFRLPH; the protein is encoded by the coding sequence ATGAATACGACATTTAAAATTGCCATCGGCTCCGACCACGCCGGAGTCGACCTCAAGGAAACCATAGTAGAACTCCTCAAGGCATGGGGTCATGAAGTGACCGACATGGGTACGGAAACCAAGAATTCCTGCGATTATTCCGACTATGCCAATGCGGTCGCAAGCAGCATTGCTGACGGTACCAATGAACGCGGCATCCTGATCTGCCGCTCCGGCATCGGCATGAGCATTGCCGCCAACCGCTGGGTAGGCGTGCGGGCCGCCCTTTGCCGCACGGCTCCCGCCGCGGCCCTTTCCCGCCAGCACAACAATTCCAACCTGCTCTGCCTGGCTTCCGCCTACGTGGACAATGAAAGCGTGGAAGACGTACTGGATGCCTGGCTGCACGCCGACTTCGAAGGCGGCCGCCACGAACGCCGCGTCATCAAATCCTCCGGCAGTCCCCTGCAATGGAGCGATCCGGAACTGGCCGCCTTCATTGAAGAAGAAGGCCGCCGCCAGAGCAACAACATTGAACTGATCGCCTCGGAAAACTTCGCCTCCCCCTCCGTGCGGGAAGCCCAGGGTTCCCTGCTGACCAACAAATACGCGGAAGGCTATCCCGGCAAGCGCTGGTACGGCGGCTGCGAAGTGGTGGACAAGGTGGAACAGCTCGCCATTGACCGCGTGCTGAAGCTCTTCGGCGGAGAGCACGCCAACGTGCAGCCCCATTCCGGCTCCCAGGCAAACATGGCCGTTTACTTTTCCGTCCTGAAGCCCGGGGACACTATCCTGACCATGGATCTTTCCCACGGCGGCCACCTTACCCACGGCCACCGCGCCAACTTCTCCGGCAAGCTGTACAACGTCGTGCATTACGGGGTCTCCCAGGAATCGGAAGCCATTGATTATGATGCCTTGGAAAAACTGGCCATGGAAGTGAAGCCCAACATGATCACGGCCGGCGCCAGCGCCTATTCCCGCACGATCGATTTTGAACGCATGGCGAAAATCGCCAGAGCCTGCGGGGCCTATCTCTTTGTTGACATGGCCCACATAGCCGGTCTTGTGGCGGGGGGACAACACCCCAACCCGGTTCCCCATGCGGACTTTGTGGCATCCACCACGCACAAGTCCCTGCGCGGCCCCCGCGGCGGCTTCATCATCTGCAAGGAGGAATACGCCAAAAAGATTGACGCCGCCGTCTTCCCCGGCATGCAGGGCGGACCGCTCATGCATGTCATTGCCGCCAAGGCCGCCTGCTTTGGCGAAGCCCTGAAACCGGAATTCAAGGACTACGCCGCCCAAGTCGTGAAAAACGCCCGGGCCATGTCCAAAAAAATGATGGAACTGGGCTTCCGCGTCGTTTCCAACGGTACGGACAACCACGTATTCATGGTGGACCTCCGCAATAAGGGAATCAACGGCGCAGACGCTCAGGAAGCCCTGGACCGCGTGGGCATCACCGTGAACAAGAACGCCATCCCGTTTGACACGGGCTCCCCCATGAAGCCCTCCGGCATCCGCATCGGCACTCCCGCCGTAACCACCCGCGGCATGAAGGAAAAAGACGTGGAACAAGTGGCGGAATTCATCGCGCGGGCGCTGGCCCTGCACGTGGGCGAACAGGTTTGCCCCAACCCGGAAGGCTTTAACCAGCTCAAGAAGGAAGTTTCCGCCTTCAACCGCAACTTCCGCCTGCCCCACTAA
- the dnaG gene encoding DNA primase, whose translation MGRIDEDSIRRVLEATDIVDVVGSYLSLKRAGSRWKACCPFHNEKTPSFIVDQTRQNFKCFGCGEGGSAITFVMKMENLGFADTVRRLAEKAGITLVEEVYDAAEEKRRKARTALLVAHKKAADFFHKLLLRSPKAAEARAYLNSRGYGAEMAKRWQVGWAPDSSREFLAWARKEGIADQVLIDSGLANRGERGDIYARFRDRLMFPINNVYGECVAFSGRLLRPQENAGKYVNSPETAIFKKGDVVFALDKARGPMGKSGKALLCEGQIDVIACHEAGLSFAVAPLGTAFTPEHARTLSRYASQIVLCFDADKAGMAAADRAFRELAPLGKDVYLVNLPPGDDPDSFMKREGRESFTAMVEQARPFFEVRVERAKSQGLLEDAGASASFARGMTALLACMSDPVARDLATTDLATRMRMTIGNLRSAVKTAGRRKEREQVRAADRAGEAAGNVPEELPPVKMNRAVAVLCELALQNAQAQELIVDRIEELLEPMRLLPGGGILKKILARMPKPDNPASIHAFLESLPQPEKDALAMLSLDPIPIADVSRCVQEACSGIAKAALEKHIASLMAEIADPSTDAARRVELSKLSVDLKRLLGTM comes from the coding sequence ATGGGAAGGATTGATGAAGACAGCATCAGGCGCGTTCTGGAAGCCACTGACATTGTGGATGTGGTAGGCTCCTATCTGTCCCTGAAGCGCGCCGGGTCCCGCTGGAAGGCGTGCTGTCCGTTCCATAATGAAAAAACGCCGTCCTTCATCGTGGACCAGACCAGGCAGAACTTCAAATGCTTCGGCTGTGGGGAAGGGGGGTCCGCGATCACCTTCGTGATGAAGATGGAAAACCTGGGCTTTGCGGACACTGTCCGGCGTCTGGCGGAAAAGGCTGGCATTACCCTGGTGGAGGAGGTGTATGACGCCGCTGAGGAAAAACGCCGCAAGGCGCGCACGGCTTTGCTGGTAGCCCACAAAAAGGCGGCGGATTTTTTTCACAAGCTGCTCCTGCGCTCCCCAAAAGCGGCGGAAGCCAGGGCCTACCTGAATTCCCGCGGCTACGGCGCGGAGATGGCCAAACGCTGGCAGGTGGGCTGGGCCCCGGATTCCTCCCGCGAGTTCCTGGCATGGGCGAGGAAGGAAGGAATTGCGGACCAGGTGCTGATTGACTCCGGCCTTGCCAACCGGGGGGAACGCGGGGATATCTACGCCCGTTTCCGGGACAGGCTCATGTTCCCCATCAACAACGTGTACGGAGAGTGCGTGGCCTTTTCCGGCCGCCTTCTGAGGCCCCAGGAGAATGCAGGCAAATATGTCAACTCCCCTGAAACGGCCATCTTTAAGAAAGGGGACGTCGTGTTCGCTCTGGACAAGGCCCGCGGTCCGATGGGCAAAAGCGGAAAGGCCCTCCTGTGCGAAGGGCAGATCGACGTCATCGCCTGCCATGAAGCCGGGCTGTCTTTTGCCGTCGCTCCGCTGGGAACGGCATTTACGCCGGAGCATGCCCGGACGCTTTCCCGTTATGCGTCCCAAATTGTGCTGTGTTTTGACGCGGACAAGGCGGGAATGGCCGCGGCGGACCGCGCCTTCCGGGAACTGGCCCCTCTGGGCAAGGATGTTTATCTGGTGAACCTGCCGCCGGGAGACGACCCGGATTCCTTCATGAAGAGGGAAGGGCGGGAATCTTTCACGGCGATGGTGGAACAAGCTAGGCCCTTCTTCGAGGTGCGCGTGGAGCGTGCCAAAAGCCAGGGCCTGCTGGAAGACGCAGGAGCCAGCGCCTCCTTTGCACGGGGCATGACAGCCCTGCTGGCCTGCATGAGCGATCCGGTGGCCCGTGACCTGGCCACGACGGACCTCGCCACGCGGATGCGCATGACCATCGGCAATTTGCGCAGCGCCGTGAAGACGGCCGGACGCCGCAAGGAGCGCGAACAAGTGCGTGCCGCGGACCGGGCCGGGGAAGCTGCCGGAAATGTGCCGGAAGAATTGCCGCCCGTAAAGATGAACCGCGCCGTGGCCGTTTTATGCGAACTGGCCCTGCAGAATGCGCAGGCGCAGGAGCTGATCGTGGACCGCATTGAAGAATTGCTGGAGCCGATGCGCCTGCTGCCGGGCGGGGGCATCCTGAAAAAAATCCTGGCCCGCATGCCGAAACCGGACAATCCGGCCTCCATCCACGCGTTTCTGGAATCCCTGCCTCAGCCGGAGAAGGACGCCCTGGCCATGCTCAGTCTGGACCCCATCCCCATTGCGGACGTAAGCCGGTGCGTGCAGGAGGCCTGTTCCGGCATCGCAAAGGCGGCACTGGAAAAGCACATTGCCTCCCTGATGGCGGAAATTGCGGACCCCTCCACGGATGCTGCAAGAAGGGTGGAATTATCGAAACTTAGTGTTGACTTGAAACGTCTTTTGGGTACAATGTAA
- a CDS encoding M15 family metallopeptidase, whose product MKTRLAAACGIFILLASCSGSKEFKPEFNQPLQPVMQPGFVYVDQVAPLVRSNLKYAGYDNFVGRPLDGYHGKRAILRTQAAQALKKVSEDLYKQGYLLEIYDAYRPHTAVLDICKWGRDAEDQKMKARYYPNIDKSRVFGDHYVRDFSEHSRGVAVDATLLYAKTGKPVDMGGHHDLLDPSSATESPLVTPFQHRNRMILKKAFEKQGFANYSPEWWHYRLLNEPAPSLHYYFPVWDGMAAR is encoded by the coding sequence ATGAAGACCCGCCTGGCCGCGGCATGCGGCATTTTTATTTTATTGGCTTCCTGCTCAGGGAGCAAGGAATTCAAGCCTGAATTCAACCAGCCTTTGCAGCCCGTGATGCAGCCGGGCTTTGTTTATGTGGACCAGGTGGCCCCCCTTGTGAGGAGCAACCTCAAATACGCCGGATATGACAACTTTGTGGGGCGTCCGCTGGACGGCTACCACGGCAAGCGGGCCATTCTGCGCACCCAGGCGGCCCAGGCATTGAAAAAAGTATCGGAAGACTTGTACAAACAGGGGTATCTGCTGGAAATCTACGACGCCTACCGCCCCCATACCGCCGTGCTGGACATTTGCAAATGGGGCAGGGATGCCGAGGACCAGAAGATGAAGGCGCGCTATTACCCGAACATTGACAAGTCCAGAGTCTTCGGCGACCACTACGTGCGCGACTTCTCGGAACATTCCCGCGGTGTGGCCGTGGATGCCACCCTGCTGTATGCTAAAACAGGAAAGCCCGTGGACATGGGCGGCCATCATGACCTGCTGGACCCCAGCTCCGCCACGGAAAGCCCCCTGGTGACCCCGTTCCAGCACCGGAACCGGATGATTCTGAAAAAGGCATTTGAGAAACAGGGCTTTGCCAACTATTCCCCGGAATGGTGGCACTACCGTCTGCTGAATGAACCTGCGCCCTCCCTGCATTATTACTTCCCGGTATGGGACGGCATGGCCGCGCGGTAG
- the rpoD gene encoding RNA polymerase sigma factor RpoD, which translates to MSKSGDPSSSSPKKTSVSKKASETREKVAAKPAAKASKPAPKAAPAKKTAAKPSAPAAAKKAAPAAKSPAKAPKAVPAASAAKPVEKKAPAKKAAPVPAKKAHAKAAEKKPAKPAKPASKPSKNETPKKLSEILEEERKKAASRKITNPIDAPEIQEKIRELIKLAKEQGYLTFDDINDSLPNDIVDQQDYEAIMDRLRSMAFDIIDASDVDSYTDRTRINTEEEDEEEKLEAKMDILDDPVRMYLKQMGQVSLLTREEEVAISKRIEDAEQNVQRSVHRFGFIANAYLDVAYRLLDNEERFDRVILDKKIDSRERYMKGLAQLCAQIQQTHQDASSAFRKLYRSKEAAKAVKARQAEFDKITGVLVKLFGRLYFKHKVIEDFCSVIDEARDRVLRLQKKIEKDPGNKELKEHLAELELRMWMTADEMGEAYQELRKWLREARKAKDEMVEANLRLVISIAKKYTNRGLSFLDLIQEGNMGLMKAVEKFEYRRGYKFSTYATWWIRQAITRSIADQARTIRIPVHMIETINKLMRVQKQLVQEYGREPTPEEIAEEIHLPVERVRSVLKMAQQPISLQAPVGDSDDTSFGDFIEDKAAENPMEEASFSFLKEKIKDVLDTLTDREREVIEQRFGLRDGSPRTLEEVGRQFSVTRERIRQIEAKALRKLRHPTRISKIKGFLEMTES; encoded by the coding sequence ATGTCCAAATCCGGTGACCCATCCTCCTCTTCTCCCAAGAAGACCTCTGTCAGCAAAAAAGCTTCCGAAACCAGGGAAAAAGTAGCGGCCAAACCTGCCGCCAAAGCTTCCAAACCCGCCCCGAAGGCGGCTCCCGCCAAAAAAACTGCTGCCAAGCCATCCGCTCCTGCGGCTGCTAAAAAGGCGGCGCCAGCGGCTAAATCCCCGGCCAAGGCTCCCAAGGCGGTGCCTGCTGCTTCCGCCGCCAAACCCGTGGAAAAGAAGGCCCCGGCCAAAAAGGCCGCTCCCGTTCCTGCCAAGAAGGCCCACGCAAAGGCGGCAGAAAAGAAGCCGGCGAAACCTGCCAAACCCGCGTCCAAGCCTTCCAAGAATGAAACTCCCAAAAAATTGAGTGAAATTCTGGAAGAGGAACGCAAGAAGGCTGCCAGCCGCAAGATCACGAACCCGATTGACGCCCCGGAAATTCAGGAGAAAATCCGTGAACTCATCAAGCTTGCCAAGGAACAGGGATACCTGACTTTTGACGACATCAACGATTCCCTTCCGAACGACATCGTAGACCAGCAGGATTACGAGGCCATCATGGACCGCCTGCGCAGCATGGCATTCGACATCATCGACGCTTCCGACGTGGACAGCTACACGGACCGCACCCGCATCAACACGGAGGAAGAGGATGAAGAGGAAAAGCTGGAAGCCAAGATGGACATTCTGGACGACCCCGTCCGCATGTACCTCAAGCAGATGGGGCAGGTCTCCCTGCTCACCCGTGAAGAGGAAGTGGCCATCTCCAAGAGGATTGAGGACGCGGAACAGAACGTCCAGCGCTCCGTCCACCGCTTCGGTTTCATTGCCAACGCCTATCTAGATGTGGCCTACCGCCTGCTTGACAATGAGGAACGCTTTGACCGCGTGATTCTGGACAAGAAGATCGACTCGCGGGAACGCTACATGAAGGGCCTGGCCCAGCTTTGCGCCCAGATCCAGCAGACGCACCAGGACGCCTCAAGCGCCTTCCGCAAGCTGTACCGCAGCAAGGAAGCGGCCAAGGCCGTCAAGGCCCGCCAGGCTGAATTCGACAAAATCACCGGCGTTCTGGTGAAGCTGTTCGGCCGCCTGTACTTCAAGCACAAGGTGATTGAAGACTTCTGCTCCGTGATTGACGAAGCCCGCGACCGCGTGCTGCGCCTGCAGAAAAAGATTGAAAAAGACCCCGGCAACAAGGAACTCAAGGAGCACCTTGCGGAACTGGAACTGCGCATGTGGATGACGGCGGATGAAATGGGCGAAGCCTACCAGGAACTCAGGAAATGGCTCCGCGAGGCCCGCAAGGCCAAGGATGAAATGGTAGAAGCCAACTTGCGCCTGGTCATCTCCATTGCCAAAAAATACACCAACCGCGGCCTCTCCTTCCTGGACCTGATTCAGGAGGGCAACATGGGCCTCATGAAGGCGGTGGAAAAATTCGAATACCGCCGCGGCTATAAATTCTCCACATACGCCACCTGGTGGATCCGCCAGGCCATTACCCGTTCCATTGCTGACCAGGCCCGCACCATCCGCATTCCCGTGCACATGATTGAAACCATCAACAAATTGATGCGCGTTCAAAAGCAGCTGGTGCAGGAATACGGGCGCGAACCTACGCCGGAGGAAATCGCGGAGGAAATCCACCTCCCCGTGGAGCGCGTGCGCTCCGTGCTGAAAATGGCCCAGCAGCCCATTTCCCTCCAGGCTCCGGTGGGCGATTCCGATGACACCTCCTTCGGTGACTTCATTGAAGACAAGGCGGCGGAAAATCCCATGGAGGAAGCCTCCTTCTCCTTCCTGAAAGAAAAAATCAAGGATGTGCTGGACACCCTCACGGATCGCGAACGAGAAGTCATCGAACAGCGTTTCGGCCTCCGGGACGGCAGTCCCCGCACGCTGGAGGAAGTAGGACGCCAGTTCAGCGTCACCCGCGAACGCATCCGCCAGATTGAAGCCAAGGCCTTGCGGAAGCTGCGCCACCCCACGCGCATCAGCAAGATCAAGGGCTTCCTGGAAATGACGGAATCCTGA
- a CDS encoding TQO small subunit DoxD: MKEERFHDSSLRPEAYRWAAVIALPLRLVVGWTYFSAFWRRLVLENKLIPDDPGYIGVKFNHFLPNALGIKPVIEYLVTHPSELWWFMAAFTIIECLVGLMLMLGLLTRLAAVGVFSLALGILLGSGWLGTTCLDEWQIGILGMCAGLLLFLTGGGSCSLDGRLSKLPCCSRRSSLFAWVASGPLPLEYGKLAKISIWSAVFMMFVTLGTNQFFHGGVWGPLHNKSVKPLLEVSGASLSGDGLRFNIYRTEGVDTYGSFLVRIRLTDGQGNTLWRMEADELSAIPPSAIENSYIARIKPGAFGLVIPLGAKAGVTLPVTLPVVPAGPVSIVLTDVSGKEWSAQVRKAGGA; encoded by the coding sequence ATGAAAGAAGAACGTTTCCATGATTCCTCCCTCCGGCCTGAGGCCTACCGCTGGGCCGCGGTGATAGCCCTTCCTCTTCGCCTGGTGGTGGGCTGGACGTATTTCTCCGCTTTCTGGCGCCGCCTGGTTCTGGAAAACAAGTTGATTCCGGATGATCCGGGATACATTGGCGTTAAATTCAACCATTTTCTTCCCAATGCGCTGGGCATCAAGCCGGTCATTGAATATCTGGTGACGCATCCGTCCGAACTCTGGTGGTTTATGGCGGCGTTTACCATCATTGAATGCCTGGTAGGGCTGATGCTCATGCTGGGGCTGCTGACGCGTCTGGCGGCCGTAGGAGTTTTCTCCCTGGCGCTGGGGATTCTGCTGGGTTCCGGGTGGCTGGGAACCACCTGCCTGGATGAATGGCAGATAGGCATTCTGGGGATGTGCGCCGGACTTCTCCTCTTCCTGACGGGGGGCGGTTCCTGTTCTCTGGACGGCAGGCTTTCCAAGCTTCCGTGCTGCTCGCGCCGTTCCTCCCTGTTTGCCTGGGTAGCTTCCGGTCCGTTGCCGCTGGAGTACGGAAAGCTGGCGAAGATTTCCATTTGGTCCGCCGTGTTCATGATGTTCGTCACTCTGGGAACCAACCAGTTTTTCCATGGCGGGGTCTGGGGGCCGCTCCATAACAAATCCGTGAAGCCCCTGCTGGAAGTCAGCGGGGCCTCCCTCTCCGGGGATGGCCTGCGCTTCAACATATACCGCACGGAGGGCGTGGACACCTACGGTTCCTTCCTGGTCCGCATCCGGCTGACAGACGGCCAGGGAAACACCCTGTGGAGGATGGAGGCGGACGAGCTTTCCGCCATCCCTCCTTCCGCTATTGAAAATAGTTATATCGCGCGGATCAAGCCGGGAGCTTTCGGTTTGGTTATACCGCTGGGGGCGAAGGCCGGCGTAACGCTTCCCGTCACGTTGCCCGTGGTTCCGGCAGGTCCGGTCTCCATCGTGCTGACGGATGTGAGCGGCAAGGAGTGGTCCGCTCAGGTCCGAAAGGCCGGTGGTGCATGA
- a CDS encoding phosphatidate cytidylyltransferase has product MTTPPRENAPAGSKMRVLFQRLFSTFVLLGLLAGALVWNREAGYYGLVCIFCILTAWEWRHMLIRSGKAGQARLSFLFGTAYPVLLSVACFFNKFRLTMRDEFRMMPDPLLLVVAAPVILVVVAFIREMNRPIVGSRALRSVATTLLSFIYPGWLFAFAIPAIHLGYLEAGAESPRIVMMVLWVILVTKMTDIFAYVSGLLLGGKFFTKKLIPHISPKKTWEGIIGSWLLTNAAGIVLVFPMFGATSLSPASVLMLVLGITLIFILAVYGDLAGSLVKRSLSVKDSGSLLPGIGGLFDLIDSPSFTVPFLCILMMTVVY; this is encoded by the coding sequence ATGACCACACCACCCCGGGAAAATGCCCCTGCCGGAAGCAAAATGCGCGTGCTGTTCCAGCGTTTGTTCAGCACCTTTGTCCTGCTGGGCCTGCTGGCCGGCGCCCTGGTCTGGAACCGTGAAGCCGGCTATTACGGGCTGGTGTGCATCTTCTGCATCCTGACCGCGTGGGAATGGCGCCACATGCTCATCCGGTCCGGCAAGGCGGGACAGGCTCGCTTGAGTTTCCTTTTCGGGACGGCTTATCCGGTGCTGTTGTCCGTGGCGTGTTTTTTCAACAAATTCCGTCTCACGATGCGGGATGAATTCAGAATGATGCCGGACCCCCTGCTGCTGGTTGTGGCGGCTCCGGTGATTCTGGTTGTGGTGGCGTTCATCCGGGAGATGAACCGCCCCATCGTCGGGAGCCGCGCGCTCCGCTCCGTCGCTACAACGCTGCTGTCTTTCATTTACCCCGGCTGGCTGTTCGCCTTCGCTATTCCCGCCATCCATCTGGGCTATCTGGAGGCGGGGGCTGAGTCTCCGCGCATTGTGATGATGGTGCTGTGGGTGATCCTGGTGACGAAAATGACCGACATTTTCGCCTACGTCAGCGGGTTGCTGCTGGGGGGTAAATTCTTCACCAAAAAATTAATTCCCCATATCAGTCCCAAAAAAACTTGGGAGGGTATCATCGGCTCCTGGCTGCTGACGAATGCCGCGGGGATAGTCCTGGTATTCCCGATGTTCGGCGCGACGTCGCTTTCTCCGGCATCCGTCCTGATGCTGGTTCTGGGCATTACCCTCATTTTTATTCTGGCCGTTTATGGCGATTTGGCGGGTTCCCTGGTCAAGCGCAGCCTGTCCGTGAAGGATTCTGGCTCCCTGCTTCCGGGCATAGGCGGCCTCTTCGATCTCATTGACAGTCCGTCTTTCACCGTTCCGTTCCTGTGTATTCTGATGATGACGGTAGTGTATTGA